Proteins from one Sarcophilus harrisii chromosome 2, mSarHar1.11, whole genome shotgun sequence genomic window:
- the LOC100923479 gene encoding olfactory receptor 4F6-like yields MNYSMVSEFVFLGIFRSWSMQHLLVAFSFIFYVAIVLGNLLIVLTVTSDPQLQCPMYFLLANLSFIDMCLSTVVVPKMISDLFYEHKTISFQGCITQIFFIHLMGGTEMVLLISMAFDRYVAICKPLHYLTIMKPRTCIFLQMSAWAIGLIHSLIQLAFVVNLPFCGPNEIDSFYCDLPRFIKLACIDTDKLEFIVTGNSGFISIGTVFLLFISYIYILATVQKHSSIGLSKAFSTLSAHISVVILFFGPCIFVYVWPFPTMPVDKFLAIVDFIITPILNPSIYAFRNKDIKVAVKRLSSQLVNFKKIS; encoded by the coding sequence ATGAATTATTCAATGGTGTCTGAGTTTGTATTCTTGGGGATTTTTAGATCATGGTCCATGCAGCATCTCCTTGTAGctttctccttcatcttttaTGTTGCCATTGTGTTGGGAAACCTTCTCATTGTACTCACAGTGACTTCTGACCCTCAACTACAGTGtcctatgtattttcttttggcTAATCTCTCCTTTATTGACATGTGTCTCTCCACTGTTGTAGTTCCTAAGATGATTTCTGACCTTTTCTATGAACACAAAACCATATCATTTCAAGGCTGTATCACTCAgatattctttattcatttaatgGGAGGAACTGAGATGGTGTTACTCATTTCCATGGCCTTTGATAGATATGTAGCTATATGTAAGCCTCTTCACTATCTGACTATTATGAAACCAAGAACATGCATTTTTCTCCAAATGTCTGCTTGGGCTATTGGTCTCATACACTCATTGATCCAGTTGGCTTTTGTGGTAAATTTGCCTTTTTGTGGCCCTAATGAAATTGACAGTTTTTATTGTGACCTTCCTCGTTTCATCAAATTGGCTTGCATAGACACTGATAAGTTGGAGTTCATTGTCACTGGCAATAGTGGTTTCATCTCTATTGGCACTGTATTTctcttgttcatttcttatatttatattttggcCACTGTTCAAAAGCACTCCTCTATTGGATTATCCAAGGCTTTCTCTACTTTGTCAGCTCACATCAGTGTAGTAATTCTCTTCTTTGGCCCATGCATTTTTGTCTATGTGTGGCCATTCCCTACAATGCCAGTGGATAAGTTTCTTGCTattgttgattttattattacCCCTATCTTAAATCCTTCCATTTATGCATTCAGGAACAAAGACATAAAAGTGGCAGTTAAGAGACTTAGCAGCCAGTTagtgaattttaagaaaatttcctaA